ATGTCGATCGATCTGGATCAGGACGCCACGAGTATGGCGGCGCTGTGGCCGTACCTCGTCGGCATCGCCATCGTGTTCGCGAGCTGGGTGGTGTGGTTCGCGATATCTCGTCTGCGCCATCGGATCGAGGAGGAGCCGCTCCCGCCGAGCTCCGCGGCCGGTGTGGCGCACGCCGCGCGAGTTGGGGTCGCGGTGGGACTTGCGGTGTCGGTGGCGGCCCTGCTGCCGGCGGACATGGTCGGCGGTCATTGGTTGGTCACCAGCGTGCTGTTGACGATCCAGCCGAGCCAGGCCGAGACGGGTTTGCGGTTGGCTCAGCGGCTTTCGGGTAATGCCGTCGGAGCAGTGATCGCCGCGGCACTACTTGGTACACATCCATCGGCACCGGTGGTGATCGGGCTGACGGTGGTGCTTTTCCTGATGGCGATGGCGCTGAGGCCGGTCAACTACACCTGGTGGGCGATCGCCGGACCGCCGGTTCTGCTCGTGATCAGCGAGTACCCGGATCTGTTCCCGTGGTACGAAGGCGCGGTGCGACTTGCGATGAACTTCGTGGGTGCGCTCATCGTGGCGCTGATGGTGTTCGTCGTGCCCTCGATCATGCCGACGTGGTTGCGGCAGCGGTGAATTCCCGCTCGGCCTCGACGGCGGCGGTGGCTGCTGGGGTCCCCGGCAGGTTCGGTACGGCGCTATGCCGATCCAGCATTATCGGATAGTGTATACAAAATCCAACGCTGGGAGGATTTGTGACCACACTGCTCGTGGAGGACATCGGGCTGCTCGTGTCCGGTGATGCGACGGCGGCCGTGCGTGACACCACGTTGCTGATCGAGGACGGACGCATCGCGGGCATCGGCGTCGACCATCCGGCCCCCGACAACGTGTTGTCGGCCGGCGGGTTGACCGTCATGCCCGGCCTCGTCGACGGCCACGTGCATCCGACGTTCGGCGAATGGACACCGGCACAGAACTCGATCGGCTGGATCGGCAACTACCTCCAGGGCGGCACCACCTCGATGGTGTCAGCCGGCGAATTGCACATCCCGGGCCTGGATTTCGGAGCGCTGACGCCGGAACTCGTCCTGAGCATCGCGATCACGTCCAAACACACCACCGGGCGGGCCCGCCCGTCGGGCGTCAAGGTGAACGCGGGCACCGTGCTGCTCGTGCCGGGCATGACCGAGGAGCACTTCGACCGCGCCCACCGCGAAGGTATCGACCACCTCAAGTTCATCTTCTACGACTGGAACCGGCTGGGGGACGGCGAGGCGCAGCAATACGTCGAATGGGCCCACGACCGTGGCATGACCGTCAAGATGCACTCGGGTGGAGTGTCGCGGTCCGGATCGAGCCGGGTGGCCGGGCGGGACGTGGTTGCCGCAGTGCGTCCGGACATCGTCGGCCACATCTCGGGCGGTCCGATCCCACCCCCTGACGAGGACATCATGGCGATCATCGCGGATGTGCCCTCGGCCCACGTCGAGGTGTGCAGCTCGATGAACTACCGCGCCACCAAACTGGTTGTCGACCAGCTGTCCGCACGTGGCGAACTCGGGCGGCTCACCCTCGGCACAGACACCCCCGGCGGCACCGGGGTGATCCCCCGGGGAATGCTGCGCAACATCTGCTTCCTGGCCTCGATCTGCGGAGTCGATCCGCTCGACGCCGTGGCAGCGGCCACCGGCCAGACCGCCCGCGCGCACGGCCTCGACACCGGGGTCCTCGCCGAAGGGCGGCCGGCGGACCTGCTGGTCCTCGGGCCGGTCACCGGGTCGACTGCGGACGACGCGCTGGAGTGTTTTGCCCTCGGTGACCTGCCGGGGATCGCGACCGTGCTGGTCGACGGGATCCCCCTGGTCAGGACGCGCAGTGAACAAACCCCACCTCCGAGCCGCGCGGTGAGGTGGCGCGGCGAACCCGTACCGGCCGCGCATTCCACGGCGCACCGCATCGGATGCTGCTGAACCGACAATCACCAGGAGTCCAGAACATGGTTGAAGCTGCTGTGGCCCAAAGAAATTCCGAAGCCGTCGACGCCGACGCGATGTTCGGCGTCGATCCGCTGCTGACTGCCGAAGAACGCGAGATCCGCGACACCGTGCGATCGGTCGTTCGACGGAGAATCAGCCCATACATCGCTGATTGGTACGAGAGCGGTGAACTACCCGCCCGGGAGTTGGCCGTCGAGCTCGGAGAACTCGGCTTGCTCGGCATGCATCTGCAGGGCTACGGGTGCGCGGGCACCACCGCGGTGGCCTATGGATTGGCCTGCCTTGAGCTCGAAGCGGGAGATTCCGGCATTCGTTCACTGGTCAGTGTGCAGGGATCGCTGGCGATGTTCGCCATTCACGCGTTCGGCACTGACGAGCAGAAAGACCGTTGGCTACCGGAGATGGCCGCCGGTCGCAGCATCGGCTGCTTCGGCCTGACCGAACCCGACCACGGGTCCAACCCGGCCGGGATGAGAACGCGGGCCACCCGGTCCGGTGGTGACTGGGTGTTGACCGGCACCAAGATGTGGATCACCAACGGGTCGGTCGCCGACGTCGCGGTCGTCTGGGCCCGCACCGACGAAGGGGTCCGCGGCTTTGTCGTGCCCACGGATACACCGGGATTCACCGCCAACACGATCAAATCGAAGATGTCACTGCGGGCGTCGGTGACCAGCGAGCTGATCCTCGACGGCGTCCGCCTGCCTGACAGCGCGCGCCTGCCCGGAGGCACGAGCCTCGGCGCCCCGCTGCGCTGCCTGAACGAAGCCCGGTTCGGCATCGTCTTCGGTGCACTCGGCGCGGCACGGGATTGCCTGCAGACCGCGCTGGACCATGCACGGTCGCGAGAACAGTTCGGCCGGCCGATCGGCGGCTTCCAGCTCACCCAGCAGAAGCTCGCCGACATGACGCTGGAATACGGCAAGGGGCTGCTGCTGGCACTGCACCTCGGCCGGCGCAAGGATGCCGGCAATCTGGCGCCGGATCAGGTCAGCCTCGGCAAACTCAACAACGTTCGCGAAGCCCTCGACATCGCCCGTACGGCCCGCACCATCCTGGGCGCCAGCGGGATCAGCGCCGAATATCCGGTGATGCGGCACGCCAACAACCTGGAATCGGTGTTGACCTACGAAGGCACCAGCGAGATGCATAGTCTGATCATCGGGCAGGCTCTCACCGGAATCGCCGCGTTCCGCTGACGACTCAGCGTCGCGCCAACGTCCATCCACCGCGAGCTCAGGAGGCCAGGTGGCCAGTCCCCACCAAGAAGGCATCGACGAATACTTCTGTACGACCGTCTCGGAGTTGGCCGGGCCCGGCAATCAGCCGTGGCCGGAGGGGTCGGCGCTGACGGCGCGGAATGCTTTGGCGCTCTTCGACGCCCAGCTGGGCAGCCGGCATCTGGACCTGGCAGCGCGCTGGCTGCGCTCGCAGAGCAAGGGCTTCTACACGATCGGGTCGTCCGGTCACGAGGGCAATGCCGCGGTAGCCGCGGCGTTGCGGCCCACGGACCCGGCGCTGCTGCACTACCGCTCGGGTGGCTTCTATCTGGCCCGCGCCGCCCAGGTGCCCGGCATCGATCCGGTGCGCGATGTGCTGCTCGGCTTGGTCGCCGCGACCGACGAGCCGATCTCCGGCGGGCGCCACAAGGTCTTCGGCCGTCACGACCTCAGCGTCATCCCACAGACCTCGACGATCGCGTCGCATCTGCCGCGGGCGCTGGGGGTGGCCTTCTCGATCGCCCGGGCCCGCAAGCTCGATGTCGCCTGCCCGTGGCCGGACGACGCGGTGACGGTGTGCAGCTTCGGTGACGCCTCGGCGAACCACTCGACG
The genomic region above belongs to Mycolicibacterium sp. HK-90 and contains:
- a CDS encoding amidohydrolase family protein, which encodes MTTLLVEDIGLLVSGDATAAVRDTTLLIEDGRIAGIGVDHPAPDNVLSAGGLTVMPGLVDGHVHPTFGEWTPAQNSIGWIGNYLQGGTTSMVSAGELHIPGLDFGALTPELVLSIAITSKHTTGRARPSGVKVNAGTVLLVPGMTEEHFDRAHREGIDHLKFIFYDWNRLGDGEAQQYVEWAHDRGMTVKMHSGGVSRSGSSRVAGRDVVAAVRPDIVGHISGGPIPPPDEDIMAIIADVPSAHVEVCSSMNYRATKLVVDQLSARGELGRLTLGTDTPGGTGVIPRGMLRNICFLASICGVDPLDAVAAATGQTARAHGLDTGVLAEGRPADLLVLGPVTGSTADDALECFALGDLPGIATVLVDGIPLVRTRSEQTPPPSRAVRWRGEPVPAAHSTAHRIGCC
- a CDS encoding acyl-CoA dehydrogenase family protein, with translation MVEAAVAQRNSEAVDADAMFGVDPLLTAEEREIRDTVRSVVRRRISPYIADWYESGELPARELAVELGELGLLGMHLQGYGCAGTTAVAYGLACLELEAGDSGIRSLVSVQGSLAMFAIHAFGTDEQKDRWLPEMAAGRSIGCFGLTEPDHGSNPAGMRTRATRSGGDWVLTGTKMWITNGSVADVAVVWARTDEGVRGFVVPTDTPGFTANTIKSKMSLRASVTSELILDGVRLPDSARLPGGTSLGAPLRCLNEARFGIVFGALGAARDCLQTALDHARSREQFGRPIGGFQLTQQKLADMTLEYGKGLLLALHLGRRKDAGNLAPDQVSLGKLNNVREALDIARTARTILGASGISAEYPVMRHANNLESVLTYEGTSEMHSLIIGQALTGIAAFR
- a CDS encoding FUSC family protein; this encodes MVRPRSDGSAMGGGRIRTPELLRPVGSSRWGMAAALAVALGAVLTGTALFGRAEWGSAVGLGFVLIAVPEIPTTWRSALHTMGIRAATVVVGGVLVVAGAHNAIVLAGFTVLAAITGALIPGVGATAGLAVVLMSIDLDQDATSMAALWPYLVGIAIVFASWVVWFAISRLRHRIEEEPLPPSSAAGVAHAARVGVAVGLAVSVAALLPADMVGGHWLVTSVLLTIQPSQAETGLRLAQRLSGNAVGAVIAAALLGTHPSAPVVIGLTVVLFLMAMALRPVNYTWWAIAGPPVLLVISEYPDLFPWYEGAVRLAMNFVGALIVALMVFVVPSIMPTWLRQR